Proteins co-encoded in one Brassica oleracea var. oleracea cultivar TO1000 chromosome C4, BOL, whole genome shotgun sequence genomic window:
- the LOC106337298 gene encoding 60S ribosomal protein L12-2-like, with protein MPPKMDPSQIVDVYVRVTGGEVGAASSLAPKIGPLGLAPKKIGEDIAKETAKEWKGLRVTVKLTVQNRQAKVTVVPSAAALVIKALKEPERDRKKVKNIKHNGNISFDDVIEIARIMRPRSIAKELSGTVREILGTCVSVGCTVDGKDPKDIQQEIQEGEVEIPEN; from the coding sequence ATGCCGCCGAAGATGGACCCGAGCCAGATCGTGGACGTCTACGTCCGCGTGACCGGCGGAGAAGTCGGAGCAGCGAGTTCCCTCGCTCCCAAGATCGGTCCCCTCGGTCTCGCTCCAAAAAAGATCGGAGAAGACATCGCCAAGGAGACGGCCAAGGAGTGGAAGGGGCTCCGCGTCACGGTGAAGCTGACGGTGCAGAATCGCCAGGCGAAAGTGACGGTGGTGCCTTCGGCGGCGGCGCTTGTGATCAAGGCGCTGAAGGAGCCGGAGAGGGACAGGAAGAAGGTGAAGAACATTAAGCACAACGGGAACATTTCGTTCGATGACGTGATTGAGATCGCGAGGATCATGAGGCCGAGGTCTATCGCTAAGGAGCTGAGTGGGACCGTGAGGGAGATTCTTGGGACTTGTGTGTCCGTTGGGTGTACTGTCGATGGGAAAGATCCCAAGGATATTCAGCAGGAGATTCAAGAGGGTGAGGTTGAGATTCCTGAGAATTAA
- the LOC106339142 gene encoding CASP-like protein 5A1: protein MMNVSRPAVRPVIAVPVGPTGGANDRPPVRMKDIQGMPGTTGGLILRLSQFVSSLISLSVMLTTPDFHSFTAFCLQSLWSLSLFIMDAYALLVGRSLGNHLVVRCFTVGDGITCLLTFAAASASAGITVLINDLDRCDGSHSTRFQTATAIAFISWLAVFPSFSTSGPYPPTN, encoded by the exons ATGATGAACGTGAGCCGACCGGCTGTTCGTCCGGTAATTGCGGTTCCGGTGGGTCCGACAGGCGGAGCTAACGATAGACCGCCAGTGAGGATGAAAGATATTCAGGGCATGCCAGGAACAACCGGCGGCCTCATCCTCCGCCTCTCTCAGTTCGTCTCGTCTCTCATCTCCCTCTCCGTCATGCTCACCACCCCCGACTTCCACTCCTTCACCGCATTCTG CTTGCAAAGCCTGTGGAGCTTGTCTCTTTTTATCATGGACGCTTATGCTCTTTTGGTTGGAAGAAGCCTTGGGAATCACTTGGTTGTTCGATGTTTCACAGTTGGAGATGGA ATCACATGCCTACTTACGTTTGCAGCTGCATCTGCGTCTGCTGGCATAACCGTACTCATCAACGATCTTGATAGATGTGATGGCAGCCACAGCACAAGGTTCCAGACCGCTACAGCAATAGCCTTCATCAGCTGGCTTGCTGTGTTTCCTTCTTTCTCAACTTCTGGTCCTTATCCGCCCACTAATTAA
- the LOC106340531 gene encoding cytokinin riboside 5'-monophosphate phosphoribohydrolase LOG3-like, with translation MEIKAETMQKSKFKRICVFCGSSQGKKSSYQDAAVDLGNELVSRKIDLVYGGGSIGLMGLVSQAVHDGGRHVIGIIPKTLMPRELTGETVGEVRAVADMHQRKAEMAKHSDAFIALPGGYGTLEELLEVITWAQLGIHDKPVGLLNVDGYYNSLLSFIDKAVEEGFISPTAREIIVSEPTAKELVKKLEEYAPSHESVASKLCWEMERTGE, from the exons ATGGAGATCAAAGCTGAAACGATGCAAAAGTCAAAGTTCAAAAGAATATGTGTCTTCTGTGGAAGCAGCCAAGGCAAGAAGAGTAGTTACCAAGATGCTGCTGTAGATCTCGGCAACGAACTG GTCTCAAGGAAAATTGATCTAGTCTATGGAGGTGGGAGCATAGGCTTGATGGGTTTGGTTTCACAAGCTGTTCATGATGGTGGTCGTCATGTTATTGG AATAATTCCAAAGACCCTCATGCCTAGAGAG TTGACTGGTGAAACAGTAGGAGAAGTAAGAGCAGTTGCAGATATGCACCAAAGGAAAGCTGAAATGGCCAAGCACTCTGATGCTTTTATTGCCTTACCAG GAGGCTATGGAACACTTGAAGAATTGCTTGAGGTCATAACTTGGGCTCAGCTTGGAATTCATGACAAGCCT GTGGGTTTGCTCAATGTTGATGGATACTACAACTCTCTGCTTTCATTCATCGATAAAGCCGTTGAAGAAGGATTCATCAGCCCTACTGCTCGTGAGATCATAGTCTCTGAACCTACTGCTAAAGAGCTTGTGAAGAAGCTTGAG GAATATGCACCTTCCCATGAAAGTGTTGCGTCTAAGCTCTGCTGGGAGATGGAAAGGACTGGAGAATGA